From Bacteroidota bacterium, the proteins below share one genomic window:
- a CDS encoding arsenite methyltransferase: protein METADQLKKLVKEQYTEIAEQDKASNQSSCCGSGCCSDEVYNIMSEDYAGLKGYNPDADLGLGCGLPTQFARIRKGDTVLDLGSGAGNDCFIARAETGDTGKVIGVDMTEAMIAKARANAEKLGLNNVEFRLGEIEALPVGVGTIDVVVSNCVLNLVPDKKKAFSEINRVLKPGGHFSISDIVLVGELPDSILKTAELYAGCVAGAIQKDAYLGMVREAGFENITLQKEKAISIPDDILAHYLSPEQLEEFKHSGTGIYSITVYAEKKKDACCDKDTCCK from the coding sequence ATGGAAACTGCCGATCAACTCAAAAAACTGGTGAAAGAGCAATACACCGAGATCGCCGAACAGGACAAAGCTTCCAACCAGTCCTCCTGCTGCGGTTCGGGCTGCTGCTCGGACGAGGTCTATAACATCATGTCGGAAGACTACGCCGGACTGAAGGGCTATAACCCGGACGCGGATCTCGGACTGGGCTGTGGTCTGCCGACGCAATTCGCCAGGATCCGGAAAGGCGATACCGTCCTGGACCTGGGTTCCGGCGCGGGCAACGATTGTTTCATCGCGCGCGCGGAAACGGGCGATACCGGCAAGGTGATCGGCGTTGACATGACCGAGGCCATGATCGCCAAGGCACGAGCGAACGCCGAAAAGCTGGGCCTGAACAATGTCGAGTTCCGCCTGGGCGAGATCGAAGCGCTGCCAGTAGGCGTGGGCACGATCGATGTGGTGGTCAGCAACTGCGTGCTCAACCTGGTGCCCGACAAGAAAAAAGCCTTTTCGGAAATCAACCGGGTGCTGAAGCCCGGCGGACATTTTTCCATCTCCGACATTGTCCTCGTGGGCGAGCTCCCGGATTCGATCCTCAAGACCGCCGAGCTGTATGCAGGCTGCGTGGCCGGCGCCATCCAGAAAGACGCGTACCTCGGCATGGTGCGGGAAGCCGGATTCGAAAACATCACCCTCCAAAAAGAAAAGGCGATCTCCATCCCCGACGATATCCTCGCGCACTACCTGAGCCCGGAGCAACTGGAGGAATTCAAGCACAGCGGCACCGGCATCTACAGCATCACCGTGTATGCTGAAAAGAAAAAAGACGCCTGTTGTGACAAAGACACCTGTTGTAAATAA